The nucleotide sequence CGAAGCGGACGAGCTGCGCGCTGAGACCGACCGCCGGGGACTCGCGTTGGTGCCGCTGTCGGCGCCGACCAGCACCGACGAGCGGCTCAAGTCGCTGGGAGCGGTCGCACGCGGCTTCGTGTACGCGGTTTCGCTTACCGGAACGACCGGTGAGCGAGCCGAACTACCGCCCGGTCTGCCCGAGTTCGTGGCACGAGTTCGGGCCAACACGAGCGTACCGGTGGCTGTCGGCTTCGGCATCTCGGGTCCGCGGCAAGCTGCCCGCGTGGCGGAGTTCGCCGACGGCGTGATCGTCGGCAGCCGGATCGTGCGCGCGGCAGGCGAGGAGGGTCCGCAAGGGGTGGAAGCAGTCGTTCGCGAGCTCGCCGGCGCGCTCACACAGGTTCGCCAGCCCGCTTGATAGGGTCACGGGCCGGTGGCTTCCGGGGATCAGGACCGTAAGACGCGGGGTGCGGCGCGGGAGTCCGCGGTCGAGGCTGCGCCGAGCACCGCGGAGGAGTGCGCGCGCGGTTACTTCGAGGCGCTAGCGCGACGCGATCCAGAGGCGATGGTCGCCTATTGGGCGCCCGACGGTGTCGACGACATCGTGCCGCTACGCGTCCTGCGCGGGCGCGACGAGATCCGCTCGTTCTTCGAGGGTCTCTTCGCTGCCTTCCCGGATCTCACGACGCAAGTCCGGCGCATCGTCAGCGACGAGCGCTGCGCCGCGGTGGAGTGGCGGATGCGGGGCACCTTCAGCGGACGGCCCTTCCAGGGAATCGCGCCGACCGGCCAGAAGCTCGAGCTTCGCGG is from Thermoleophilum album and encodes:
- a CDS encoding ester cyclase: MASGDQDRKTRGAARESAVEAAPSTAEECARGYFEALARRDPEAMVAYWAPDGVDDIVPLRVLRGRDEIRSFFEGLFAAFPDLTTQVRRIVSDERCAAVEWRMRGTFSGRPFQGIAPTGQKLELRGVDLVEVKAGLIVRNAAYYDGAAFARQVGLLPPADSTAERALKSLFNAYVKVRKDIFGRLGG
- the trpA gene encoding tryptophan synthase subunit alpha, producing MSASGIERIQAAFAKGERRAALMPYLLGGYPDPERSRACVVAAIEAGADLIELGVPFSDPLADGPVIHEAASQALARGVTPGDVLAIAEAVADRCPVVLMAYANLVFTVGAARFCERLQAAGVAGLIVPDLPFDEADELRAETDRRGLALVPLSAPTSTDERLKSLGAVARGFVYAVSLTGTTGERAELPPGLPEFVARVRANTSVPVAVGFGISGPRQAARVAEFADGVIVGSRIVRAAGEEGPQGVEAVVRELAGALTQVRQPA